The Ornithinimicrobium faecis genome includes a window with the following:
- a CDS encoding DUF5703 family protein — translation MAEYEYQMLTFGRDESRAAVRQSLADHAEYGHWELWRVSLFMGGVRKAILRRRIIRVQRTA, via the coding sequence ATGGCCGAATACGAGTATCAGATGCTGACCTTCGGGCGGGATGAGTCGCGGGCTGCTGTGCGCCAATCCCTGGCAGACCACGCGGAGTATGGACACTGGGAGCTGTGGCGGGTCAGCCTCTTCATGGGTGGTGTCCGCAAGGCGATCCTGCGGCGACGGATCATCCGCGTCCAGCGCACCGCGTAA